A single Macaca mulatta isolate MMU2019108-1 chromosome 11, T2T-MMU8v2.0, whole genome shotgun sequence DNA region contains:
- the MYL6B gene encoding myosin light chain 6B isoform X1 codes for MPPKKDVPVKKPAGPSISKPAAKPAAAAGAPPAKSKAEPAVPQAPQKTQEPPIDLSKVVIEFNKDQLEEFKEAFELFDRVGDGKILYSQCGDVMRALGQNPTNAEVLKVLGNPKSDELKSRRVDFETFLPMLQAVAKNRDQGTYEDYLEGLRVFDKEGDGKVMGAELRHVLTTLGEAGKGDQNYFRVERGMGWARKKTGQLSRASRRITILQVVGRRLRRSELWG; via the exons ATGCCTCCCAAGAAGGATGTTCCCGTGAAGAAACCAGCAGGGCCCTCCATCTCCAAACCTGCTGCtaagccagcagcagcagcaggggctCCTCCAGCCAAGAGCAAAGCTGAGCCAGCTGTCCCCCAGGCCCCTCAGAAAACCCAGGAGCCTCCAATCGATCTCTCCAAAGTGGTG ATCGAGTTTAACAAGGACCAGCTGGAGG aGTTCAAGGAGGCCTTCGAGCTGTTTGACCGAGTAGGGGATGGCAAGATCCTGTACAGCCAGTGTGGGGACGTGATGAGGGCCCTGGGCCAGAACCCCACCAACGCCGAGGTGCTCAAGGTCCTGGGGAACCCCAAGAGTGATG AGCTGAAGTCCCGGCGTGTGGACTTTGAAACTTTCCTGCCCATGCTCCAGGCAGTGGCCAAGAACCGGGACCAAGGCACATATGAGGACTACTTGGAGGGGCTTCGTGTGTTTGACAAGGAGGGGGACGGCAAAGTCATGGGAGCAGAGCTCAGACATGTTCTCACCACCCTCGGTGAGGCAGGCAAGGGGGACCAGAACTACTTTAGAGTGGAGAGGGGAATGGGGTGGGCCAGAAAAAAGACTGGCCAGTTAAGCAGAGCCAGCAGGAGGATTACTATCCTGCAGGTTGTCGGCAGGAGACTGAGAAGGTCAGAGCTGTGGGGGTAG
- the MYL6B gene encoding myosin light chain 6B isoform X2 — translation MPPKKDVPVKKPAGPSISKPAAKPAAAAGAPPAKSKAEPAVPQAPQKTQEPPIDLSKVVIEFNKDQLEEFKEAFELFDRVGDGKILYSQCGDVMRALGQNPTNAEVLKVLGNPKSDELKSRRVDFETFLPMLQAVAKNRDQGTYEDYLEGLRVFDKEGDGKVMGAELRHVLTTLGEKMTEEEVETVLAGHEDSNGCINYEAFLKHILSV, via the exons ATGCCTCCCAAGAAGGATGTTCCCGTGAAGAAACCAGCAGGGCCCTCCATCTCCAAACCTGCTGCtaagccagcagcagcagcaggggctCCTCCAGCCAAGAGCAAAGCTGAGCCAGCTGTCCCCCAGGCCCCTCAGAAAACCCAGGAGCCTCCAATCGATCTCTCCAAAGTGGTG ATCGAGTTTAACAAGGACCAGCTGGAGG aGTTCAAGGAGGCCTTCGAGCTGTTTGACCGAGTAGGGGATGGCAAGATCCTGTACAGCCAGTGTGGGGACGTGATGAGGGCCCTGGGCCAGAACCCCACCAACGCCGAGGTGCTCAAGGTCCTGGGGAACCCCAAGAGTGATG AGCTGAAGTCCCGGCGTGTGGACTTTGAAACTTTCCTGCCCATGCTCCAGGCAGTGGCCAAGAACCGGGACCAAGGCACATATGAGGACTACTTGGAGGGGCTTCGTGTGTTTGACAAGGAGGGGGACGGCAAAGTCATGGGAGCAGAGCTCAGACATGTTCTCACCACCCTCG GAGAGAAGATGACTgaggaggaggtggagactgTTCTGGCAGGACATGAGGACAGCAACGGCTGCATCAACTACGAGG CCTTCTTGAAACACATCCTAAGCGTCTGA
- the MYL6 gene encoding myosin light polypeptide 6 codes for MCDFTEDQTAEFKEAFQLFDRTGDGKILYSQCGDVMRALGQNPTNAEVLKVLGNPKSDEMNVKVLDFEHFLPMLQTVAKNKDQGTYEDYVEGLRVFDKEGNGTVMGAEIRHVLVTLGEKMTEEEVEMLVAGHEDSNGCINYEAFVRHILSG; via the exons ATG TGTGACTTCACCGAAGACCAGACCGCAG AGTTCAAGGAGGCCTTCCAGCTGTTTGACCGAACAGGTGATGGCAAGATCCTGTACAGCCAGTGTGGGGACGTGATGAGGGCCCTGGGCCAGAACCCTACCAACGCCGAGGTGCTCAAGGTCCTGGGGAACCCCAAGAGTGATG AGATGAACGTGAAGGTGCTGGACTTTGAGCACTTTCTGCCCATGCTGCAGACAGTGGCCAAGAACAAGGACCAGGGCACCTATGAGGATTATGTCGAAGGACTTCGGGTGTTTGACAAGGAAGGAAATGGCACTGTCATGGGTGCTGAAATCCGGCATGTTCTTGTCACACTGG GTGAGAAGATGACAGAGGAAGAAGTAGAGATGCTGGTGGCAGGGCACGAGGACAGCAATGGTTGTATCAACTATGAAG CGTTTGTGAGGCATATCCTGTCGGGGTGA
- the MYL6 gene encoding myosin light polypeptide 6 isoform X1, protein MCDFTEDQTAEFKEAFQLFDRTGDGKILYSQCGDVMRALGQNPTNAEVLKVLGNPKSDEMNVKVLDFEHFLPMLQTVAKNKDQGTYEDYVEGLRVFDKEGNGTVMGAEIRHVLVTLGEKMTEEEVEMLVAGHEDSNGCINYEELVRMVLNG, encoded by the exons ATG TGTGACTTCACCGAAGACCAGACCGCAG AGTTCAAGGAGGCCTTCCAGCTGTTTGACCGAACAGGTGATGGCAAGATCCTGTACAGCCAGTGTGGGGACGTGATGAGGGCCCTGGGCCAGAACCCTACCAACGCCGAGGTGCTCAAGGTCCTGGGGAACCCCAAGAGTGATG AGATGAACGTGAAGGTGCTGGACTTTGAGCACTTTCTGCCCATGCTGCAGACAGTGGCCAAGAACAAGGACCAGGGCACCTATGAGGATTATGTCGAAGGACTTCGGGTGTTTGACAAGGAAGGAAATGGCACTGTCATGGGTGCTGAAATCCGGCATGTTCTTGTCACACTGG GTGAGAAGATGACAGAGGAAGAAGTAGAGATGCTGGTGGCAGGGCACGAGGACAGCAATGGTTGTATCAACTATGAAG AGCTCGTCCGCATGGTGCTGAATGGCTGA